From the Alkalibacter rhizosphaerae genome, one window contains:
- a CDS encoding LptM family lipoprotein: MKKLLVILMVIMLVFTLVACGSNDPADNGDNGNPNQEDPVDPPDGNDNGDNGNDDGTVDNGNEDPVEDPAEPQIEDTIELEGMEEPITLMLYEDKDASFRTYVPSDFLAEKVSDLEHRFYANYVNKVEDVYMQLYFFPENTTEDELLNDADNQVSVLLKGMDPVEEDFRYYDWAIHELKSTDQPRTALVGKHGDTYFVMTLYYHGEYSEGFVPRANKIMEHFYWTDTSEYLMK; this comes from the coding sequence ATGAAAAAATTATTGGTGATTTTGATGGTCATCATGCTGGTTTTCACCTTGGTCGCTTGTGGAAGCAACGATCCAGCCGACAACGGGGATAACGGAAATCCAAACCAGGAAGATCCGGTGGATCCTCCTGACGGGAACGACAATGGTGACAACGGCAACGACGACGGTACCGTAGACAATGGAAATGAAGACCCCGTAGAAGATCCTGCAGAACCCCAGATCGAAGACACCATCGAGCTGGAAGGCATGGAAGAACCCATCACCCTGATGCTCTATGAAGATAAGGACGCATCTTTCAGGACATATGTCCCATCGGATTTTCTGGCGGAAAAAGTCAGTGACTTGGAACATCGGTTTTACGCCAATTACGTAAATAAAGTGGAAGACGTTTATATGCAACTTTACTTCTTCCCGGAAAACACGACGGAAGATGAACTGCTCAACGATGCGGACAACCAGGTATCCGTCCTGCTAAAAGGAATGGATCCGGTGGAGGAAGATTTCCGATACTACGATTGGGCCATCCATGAACTGAAGAGTACGGATCAGCCAAGGACCGCCCTGGTCGGAAAACATGGCGACACATACTTTGTCATGACGCTTTACTACCACGGCGAGTATTCGGAAGGCTTCGTGCCGAGAGCAAACAAAATCATGGAGCATTTTTACTGGACCGATACTTCCGAGTATTTGATGAAGTAG